AGATGGAGTTTTGGCCTCCGGACCTTCATCTTGTGGGAAAGGACATTCTAAGGTTTCACGCAGTTTATTGGCCCGCCTTTTTAATGTCTGTGGGATATGAACTGCCAAAGACTATATTTGCCCACGGTTGGTGGAAGGTAGAGGGTAAAAAGATGTCCAAATCTTTGGGTAACGTGGTGAATCCTTACGATTTAGTAAGGGAGTATGGTTTAGATGAGGTAAGGTATTTCCTTTTGAGGGAGGTGCCCTTTGGGCAAGACGGGGACATAACAAAGGAAGCTTTGAAAAACCGAATAGTTGGAGAGCTATCCAACGAGATTGGCAACCTATACAGCAGAGTTTTGGCTATGGTTGTGAAATATCTTGGAGCAAAAGTGGAAGGTAATAAGGATCAGGAGTATTTGAATTTATGCACAGAGGTTATAGAAAGATACGAGAAGTTTATGAGGGATGTAGATTTTTATCGTGCTTTGGAAGAGGTGCTCAGGCTATCTTCGTTTTTAAACAAATACATAGACAGCAAGGCACCGTGGAGTTTGGCAAAAACAGATGAAGAAGCTCTCAAAAAGGTTCTATACGCTCTAACAGATGGACTTTTCGTAATAGCTTACCTTTTAAATCCTTTTATGCCCTCAAAAACATCGCTTGTGTTTGAAAATCTCCACATTGAAGAGTTGCCAAAAGAGATTAAACCTTATATCTTTGGCTCCTACTCTACAAAAGGTAAGCTTATATTATTCCCAAAACAATCATGAGAATAGCTATAGTAGGAAGTGGGGTTATAGGACTTAGCGTTGCGCTTTACCTTAGCTTGGAAGGTTTCAAGGTGATGCTAATAACAAGGAATCCTCAGGAGGGGGCTTCTTGGTTCGCCGGTGGCATGTTGGCTCCCTTTTCCGAAGGGTTAGAGGGGGAACTCTTTGAATTTTCCTACGAAAGCCTTAAGATGTATTCAGATTATGTAAAGCTTGTGGAGGAAGTTTCAAGGTCCAAAATAGACTTTTGGAAAAATGGAATACTCAGGGTGGTTCTAAAAGGGGAGGAAGGACTTATAAAAAAGGCTGAGCAATACAGAGAAAGGGGCTTTTCTGTGGAAATTCTTGAAAGGATGGACTATCATTCTGAAGAGGTGGTGTCTGTAATCAGATATGCGGAAGAGGGATGGGTAGATACGGAACACTTGATGGATGCCTTGCTTTTGGCTATGGAAAACTCGGGAGTAAAAATAGAAATAGACGAAATCAACAAGATAGAGCTCAAGGATGAAAGGGTTGAGTCTTTGAAGGGTATAAAAGGAAACTACAGGGCAGATTACTATGTTTTTTGCACGGGTGCTTGGACAAAAGAGCTCTTTGACGTACCAGTGTATCCCATAAAAGGGCAAGCTATAAAGATAAAGGCTAAGCCCGTTGATGTGGTAAATTATTCCACTATTTCCTACATAATTCCCAGAAGCAGATATACCTATGTAGGTGCAACATCAGAGGATGTGTCCTTCTTAGGTGGAAACACAGTAGGTGGGCTTAACTTTTTGTGTGGTAATGCTATAAGAGTTGTTCCTTCTATTGCCAAAGCAGAAGTTATGTCCACCATTTATGGTTTCAGACCTGCCACACCTGACGAAAAACCTATCTTTTTGTTAGGAGAAAACTACTGCCTGTTTTCAGGACACTACAGAAATGGCATACTTCACGCACCAATTACCGCAAGCATTGCCAAATCTTTGATTAAAGACGGTGTTAAATCTATATATTTTGAATACTTTTCTCAGGAAAGATTTTAAAATTGCATCAAAAATCCAAAAGTTTTGAGGATTTTTATGGAACCTTTGTCAAAAAGGCAACGGGCGGATTCGAACCGCCGTAGAAGGGATTTGCAGTCCCTCGCCTAACCACTCGGCCACGTTGCCTTCAAAAAGCGGGCGACGGGACTCGAACCCGCGACCTGCTGCATGGCAAGCAGCCGCTCCACCTCTGAGCTACGCCCGCTGATATATAATAT
Above is a genomic segment from Thermocrinis jamiesonii containing:
- the metG gene encoding methionine--tRNA ligase codes for the protein MKFYITTPIYYVNDVPHVGHAYTNIAADTLARFYRLRGYNVFFLTGTDEHGLKIQKSAEEKALSPKELADRNSENFKKLWEFLNISYDHFIRTTDPYHIKLVQEMFVKSYEAGDIYLGEYEGWYCVGCEEFKSESDLIEGNKCPIHLKPCDYVKEPSYFFRLSKYQKVIKELLEKEQSFVLPSYRRNEVISFVKEGLKDLSITRPRSRVKWGIPVPFDQEHTIYVWFDALFNYLSAVYEKMEFWPPDLHLVGKDILRFHAVYWPAFLMSVGYELPKTIFAHGWWKVEGKKMSKSLGNVVNPYDLVREYGLDEVRYFLLREVPFGQDGDITKEALKNRIVGELSNEIGNLYSRVLAMVVKYLGAKVEGNKDQEYLNLCTEVIERYEKFMRDVDFYRALEEVLRLSSFLNKYIDSKAPWSLAKTDEEALKKVLYALTDGLFVIAYLLNPFMPSKTSLVFENLHIEELPKEIKPYIFGSYSTKGKLILFPKQS
- the thiO gene encoding glycine oxidase ThiO — translated: MRIAIVGSGVIGLSVALYLSLEGFKVMLITRNPQEGASWFAGGMLAPFSEGLEGELFEFSYESLKMYSDYVKLVEEVSRSKIDFWKNGILRVVLKGEEGLIKKAEQYRERGFSVEILERMDYHSEEVVSVIRYAEEGWVDTEHLMDALLLAMENSGVKIEIDEINKIELKDERVESLKGIKGNYRADYYVFCTGAWTKELFDVPVYPIKGQAIKIKAKPVDVVNYSTISYIIPRSRYTYVGATSEDVSFLGGNTVGGLNFLCGNAIRVVPSIAKAEVMSTIYGFRPATPDEKPIFLLGENYCLFSGHYRNGILHAPITASIAKSLIKDGVKSIYFEYFSQERF